Proteins from a genomic interval of Aquila chrysaetos chrysaetos chromosome 20, bAquChr1.4, whole genome shotgun sequence:
- the DCAF1 gene encoding DDB1- and CUL4-associated factor 1 isoform X6 codes for MTSGSGHVDSKAELTALLEQWEKEHGSGQDMVPILTRMSELIEKETEEYRKGDPDPFDDRHPGRADPECMLGHLLRILFKNDDFMNALVNAYVMTSREPPLNTAACRLLLDIMPGLETAVVFQEKEGIVENLFKWAREADQPLRTYATGLLGGAMENQDIAANYRDENSQLVALVLRRLRELQVTEMTTKQENKRPSPRKVPSDPLLPLDEEAVDMDYGEMAVDGEQEEVSGDMEISFHLDSSHKTSSRVNSATKLDDGGLRKSKSGKQHERDGFRKAKQKLGFSASEPERMFVELSNSSWSEMSPWVIGTNYTLYPLTPAIEQRLILQYLTPLGEYQELLPIFMQLGSRELMMYYIDLKRTNDVLLTFEALKHLASLLLHNKFATEFVAHGGVQKLLEIPRPSMAATGVSMCLYYLSYNQDAMERVCMHPHNVLSDVVNYTLWLMECSHASGCCHATMFFSICFSFRAVLELFDRHDGLRRLVNLISTLEILNLEDQGALLSDDEIFASRQTGKHTCMALRRYFEAHLAIKLEQVKQSLQRTEGGILVHPQPPYKACSYTHEQIVEMMEFLIEYGPAQLYWEPAEVFLKLSCVQLMLQLISIACNWKTYYARNDTVRYALDVLAILTVVPKIQLQLAEPVDVLDEAGSTVSTVGISIILGVAEGEFFIHDAEIQKSALQIIINCVCGPDNRISSIGKFISGTPRRKLPQAPKSSEHTLAKMWNVVQSNNGIKVLLSLLSIKMPITDADQIRALACKALVGLSRSSTVRQIISKLPLFSSCQIQQLMKEPVLQDKRSEHVKFCKYAAELIERVSGKPLLIGTDVSLARLQKADVVAQSRITFPEKELLLLIRNHLISKGLGETASVLTKEADLPMTAASHSSAFTPVAAAASPVTLPRTPRIANGISARLSSHASVGSTAASVHAQARPSASQGPLALPGPSYASNSPLIGRISFVRERPSPCNGRKIRVLRQKSDHGAYSQSPAIKKQLDRHLPSPPTLDSIITEYLREQHARCKNPVATCPPFSLFTPHQCPEPKQRRQAPTNFTSRLTRRAAFPKYGGVDGGCFDRHLIFSRFRPISVFREANEDESGFTCCAFSARERFLMLGTCTGQLKLYNVFSGQEEASYNCHNSAITHLEPSRDGSLLLTSATWSQPLSALWGMKSVFDMKHSFPDDHYVEFSKHSQDRVIGTKGDIAHIYDIQTGNKLLTLFNPDLANNYKKNCATFNPTDDLVLNDGVLWDVRSAQAIHKFDKFNMTISGVFHPNGLEVIVNTEIWDLRTFHLLHTVPALDQCRVVFNYTGTVMYGAMLQADDEDDLLEERMRSPFGSSFRTFNATDYKPIATIDVKRNIFDLCTDSKDCYLAVIENQGSMDAMNMDTVCRLYEVGRQRLAEDEEDEEEDQISHLISGNLTKELRTAVSVLQGAVGRIHSSTEYLLQHNEN; via the exons GATGTCCGAGCTGATTGAGAAAGAGACTGAAGAGTACCGCAAAGGGGATCCAGACCCATTTGATGACCGACACCCAG GTCGAGCGGACCCAGAGTGCATGCTTGGTCACTTACTGAGGATACTTTTCAAGAATGATGATTTCATGAACGCG CTAGTGAATGCTTATGTGATGACAAGCAGAGAACCTCCATTAAACACTGCTGCCTGCCGACTTCTTCTGGATATCATGCCGGGACTGGAAACAGCTGTTGTCTTTCAGGAAAAG GAAGGCATAGTTGAAAATCTCTTCAAGTGGGCGCGAGAGGCTGATCAGCCACTAAGGACATATGCAACGGGGCTGTTAGGAGGAGCTATGGAAAACCAAGATATTGCTGCAAATTACAGGGACGAGAACTCACAATTG gTGGCTTTGGTGCTTCGACGGCTACGAGAGTTACAGGTTACTGAAATGactacaaaacaagaaaacaagcgTCCCAGTCCTCGGAAAGTGCCATCAGATCCTCTGCTGCCTCTAGATGAAGAGGCTGTGGATATGGATTATGGGGAGATGGCAGTAGATGGAGAGCAAGAGGAGGTTTCTGGTGATATGGAGATCTCCTTTCATCTTGATTCAAGTCACAAGACCAGTAGCAGAGTAAACTCTGCTACAAAGCTAGATGATGGGGgactgagaaaaagcaaatcagGGAAACAGCATGAAAGAGATGGCTTCCGGAAGGCCAAGCAAAAGCTGGGCTTCTCTGCTTCGGAACCAGAGCGGATGTTTGTTGAACTGTCCAACAGCAGCTGGTCTGAAATGTCCCCGTGGGTGATTGGCACTAATTATACACTTTACCCTTTGACTCCCGCCATAGAGCAGAGGCTAATTCTTCAGTACCTGACTCCCTTAGGGGAGTACCAAGAG CTACTACCCATCTTTATGCAACTGGGATCAAGGGAGCTGATGATGTACTACATTGATTTGAAGCGAACCAACGATGTGCTGCTCACTTTTGAAGCCCTTAAG CATTTGGCATCATTGCTGCTGCACAACAAGTTTGCAACGGAGTTTGTTGCTCATGGAGGAGTGCAAAAGTTGCTGGAGATTCCTCGTCCTTCCATGGCAGCAACAGGGGTCTCCATGTGCTTATATTATTTGTCTTACAATCAAGATGCCATGGAGAGG GTGTGCATGCACCCCCATAATGTGCTTTCAGATGTAGTAAACTATACCTTATGGCTAATGGAGTGCTCCCATGCCTCGGGCTGCTGCCATGCTACCATGTTCTTCTCCATTTGCTTCTCCTTCCGTGCTGTCCTGGAGCTCTTTGACAGGCATGATGGCCTTCGACGCCTGGTTAACCTG ATAAGCACTCTTGAGATCTTAAACCTGGAAGACCAAGGAGCCCTCCTGAGTGATGATGAGATCTTTGCCAGTCGCCAGACTGGGAAACACACCTGCATGGCCTTGCGTAGATACTTTGAGGCTCACCTTGCTATCAAACTTGAACAGGTGAAGCAGTCACTCCAGCGTACTGAAGGAGGCATTCTGGTCCATCCACAGCCCCCCTACAAG GCCTGTTCGTATACACATGAGCAGATTGTAGAGATGATGGAGTTCCTGATAGAGTATGGTCCAGCACAGCTCTACTGGGAGCCAgcagaagtttttcttaaattgtcTTGTGTCCAACTCATGCTTCAGCTCATTTCCATAGCATGCAACTGGAAGACTTACTATGCAAG GAATGACACAGTACGGTATGCTTTGGATGTACTAGCTATCCTGACTGTGGTTCCTAAGATCCAGTTGCAGCTGGCAGAACCTGTGGATGTGTTAGATGAAGCTGGATCTACTGTTTCCACTGTGG GTATTAGTATCATCCTTGGAGTTGCTGAGGGTGAATTTTTCATCCATGATGCTGAGATTCAGAAATCAGCCCTTCAGATCATCATCAATTGTGTATGTGGCCCAGACAATCGGATCTCCAGTATTGGCAAATTCATCTCTGGAACTCCTCGGCGAAAGCTTCCTCAGGCCCCCAAGAGCAGTGAGCACACGTTAGCTAAGATGTGGAATGTGGTACAGTCCAACAATGGCATCAAAGTGCTGCTGTCATTGCTCTCTATAAAGATGCCAATCACAGACGCAGATCAGATCCGAGCATTAGCCTGCAAAGCCTTGGTGGGGCTCTCACGGAGCAGTACTGTCCGGCAGATTATCAGCAAGCTTCCCCTCTTCAGCAGCTGTCAAATTCAGCAGCTGATGAAAGAACCAGTGCTTCAGGACAAGCGCAGCGAGCATGTGAAGTTCTGCAAATACGCTGCTGAGCTGATAGAGCGTGTCTCGGGGAAGCCATTGCTGATTGGCACAGACGTCTCTCTGGCTCGGTTGCAAAAAGCTGATGTGGTGGCCCAATCAAGGATCACGTTTCCTGagaaggagctgctgctcctgatTCGGAACCATCTCATCTCTAAGGGCCTAGGAGAAACTGCATCTGTCCTCACTAAAGAGGCTGACCTACCCATGACTGCAGCATCTCATTCATCTGCCTTCACCCCTGTTGCGgctgctgcctctcctgtgACCCTGCCTCGCACTCCTCGCATAGCTAACGGCATCTCAGCCCGTTTGAGTAGCCACGCTTCTGTAGGTTCCACTGCCGCCTCTGTCCATGCTCAGGCAAGGCCATCTGCATCCCAAGGTCCACTTGCCCTTCCAGGCCCTTCTTATGCCAGCAACTCTCCTCTGATTGGCAGGATTAGCTTTGTCAGGGAGAGGCCATCTCCCTGCAATGGCAGAAAAATCAGAGTGTTGCGACAAAAATCGGACCATGGCGCCTACAGCCAGAGCCCAGCTATCAAAAAGCAGCTGGACAGAcaccttccttccccacccacGCTGGACAGTATAATCACAGAGTACCTTAGGGAGCAGCATGCCCGCTGCAAGAACCCTGTTGCCACCTgtccccctttctctctctttactCCCCACCAGTGTCCTGAGCCAAAACAGAGGCGCCAAGCGCCAACTAACTTTACCTCACGGCTGACCCGCAGGGCAGCCTTTCCGAAGTACGGAGGGGTGGATGGTGGCTGCTTTGATAGACACCTTATATTTAGcag GTTCCGTCCAATTTCTGTGTTCAGGGAAGCAAATGAGGATGAGAGTGGCTTTACCTGTTGTGCGTTTTCTGCAAGAGAACGATTCTTAATGCTGGGTACTTGCACGGGGCAGTTGAAACTCTATAACGTATTCAGTGGACAGGAGGAGGCCAGTTACAACTGCCATAACTCTGCCATCACGCACCTTGAGCCATCCAGG GATGGATCTTTATTGCTGACATCTGCTACGTGGAGCCAACCTCTGTCTGCATTGTGGGGAATGAAGTCTGTCTTTGATATGAA GCATTCCTTCCCTGATGACCACTACGTGGAGTTCAGCAAGCACTCTCAGGATAGGGTCATTGGCACAAAAGGAGACATTGCCCAT ATCTATGATATTCAGACTGGCAACAAGCTATTGACTCTGTTTAACCCAGATCTTGCCAACAACTACAAGAAGAACTGTGCCACCTTTAACCCCACTGATGACCTTGTCCTAAATGATGGTGTCCTCTGGGATGTCAGATCGGCACAAGCCATCCACAAGTTTGACAAATTCAACATGACCATCAGTGGTGTTTTCCATCCCAATGGGCTAGAGGTCATAGTCAACACAGAAATT TGGGACCTCCGAACTTTCCATTTGTTACACACAGTACCTGCACTGGATCAGTGTCGTGTGGTCTTCAACTATACTGGCACAGTTATGTATGGAG CTATGTTGCAGGCAGATGACGAAGATGACCTTCTGGAGGAGAGAATGAGAAGTCCTTTTGGCTCTTCTTTCAGGACATTTAATGCAACTGATTATAAACCTATAG CTACCATAGATGTAAAGCGGAATATCTTTGACTTGTGCACAGACAGCAAGGACTGCTATCTGGCTGTCATTGAG AATCAAGGGAGCATGGATGCCATGAACATGGATACAGTTTGCAGACTGTATGAAGTGGGCAGGCAGCGTTTGGCAGAAgatgaagaggatgaagaagaaGATCAG aTCAGCCATTTGATCTCTGGCAACTTGACAAAAGAGCTAAGAACTGCAGTAAGTGTTCTTCAGGGTGCAGTTGGTAGAATACACAGTAGCACAGAATACTTACTACAGCACAATGAGAATTAA
- the DCAF1 gene encoding DDB1- and CUL4-associated factor 1 isoform X7, with translation MTSGSGHVDSKAELTALLEQWEKEHGSGQDMVPILTRMSELIEKETEEYRKGDPDPFDDRHPGRADPECMLGHLLRILFKNDDFMNALVNAYVMTSREPPLNTAACRLLLDIMPGLETAVVFQEKEGIVENLFKWAREADQPLRTYATGLLGGAMENQDIAANYRDENSQLVALVLRRLRELQVTEMTTKQENKRPSPRKVPSDPLLPLDEEAVDMDYGEMAVDGEQEEVSGDMEISFHLDSSHKTSSRVNSATKLDDGGLRKSKSGKQHERDGFRKAKQKLGFSASEPERMFVELSNSSWSEMSPWVIGTNYTLYPLTPAIEQRLILQYLTPLGEYQELLPIFMQLGSRELMMYYIDLKRTNDVLLTFEALKHLASLLLHNKFATEFVAHGGVQKLLEIPRPSMAATGVSMCLYYLSYNQDAMERVCMHPHNVLSDVVNYTLWLMECSHASGCCHATMFFSICFSFRAVLELFDRHDGLRRLVNLISTLEILNLEDQGALLSDDEIFASRQTGKHTCMALRRYFEAHLAIKLEQVKQSLQRTEGGILVHPQPPYKACSYTHEQIVEMMEFLIEYGPAQLYWEPAEVFLKLSCVQLMLQLISIACNWKTYYARNDTVRYALDVLAILTVVPKIQLQLAEPVDVLDEAGSTVSTVGISIILGVAEGEFFIHDAEIQKSALQIIINCVCGPDNRISSIGKFISGTPRRKLPQAPKSSEHTLAKMWNVVQSNNGIKVLLSLLSIKMPITDADQIRALACKALVGLSRSSTVRQIISKLPLFSSCQIQQLMKEPVLQDKRSEHVKFCKYAAELIERVSGKPLLIGTDVSLARLQKADVVAQSRITFPEKELLLLIRNHLISKGLGETASVLTKEADLPMTAASHSSAFTPVAAAASPVTLPRTPRIANGISARLSSHASVGSTAASVHAQARPSASQGPLALPGPSYASNSPLIGRISFVRERPSPCNGRKIRVLRQKSDHGAYSQSPAIKKQLDRHLPSPPTLDSIITEYLREQHARCKNPVATCPPFSLFTPHQCPEPKQRRQAPTNFTSRLTRRAAFPKYGGVDGGCFDRHLIFSRFRPISVFREANEDESGFTCCAFSARERFLMLGTCTGQLKLYNVFSGQEEASYNCHNSAITHLEPSRDGSLLLTSATWSQPLSALWGMKSVFDMKHSFPDDHYVEFSKHSQDRVIGTKGDIAHIYDIQTGNKLLTLFNPDLANNYKKNCATFNPTDDLVLNDGVLWDVRSAQAIHKFDKFNMTISGVFHPNGLEVIVNTEIWDLRTFHLLHTVPALDQCRVVFNYTGTVMYGAMLQADDEDDLLEERMRSPFGSSFRTFNATDYKPIATIDVKRNIFDLCTDSKDCYLAVIENQGSMDAMNMDTVCRLYEVGRQRLAEDEEDEEEDQAKTLCFNSLKILSALFSALWCLHSSKSYICISCEKS, from the exons GATGTCCGAGCTGATTGAGAAAGAGACTGAAGAGTACCGCAAAGGGGATCCAGACCCATTTGATGACCGACACCCAG GTCGAGCGGACCCAGAGTGCATGCTTGGTCACTTACTGAGGATACTTTTCAAGAATGATGATTTCATGAACGCG CTAGTGAATGCTTATGTGATGACAAGCAGAGAACCTCCATTAAACACTGCTGCCTGCCGACTTCTTCTGGATATCATGCCGGGACTGGAAACAGCTGTTGTCTTTCAGGAAAAG GAAGGCATAGTTGAAAATCTCTTCAAGTGGGCGCGAGAGGCTGATCAGCCACTAAGGACATATGCAACGGGGCTGTTAGGAGGAGCTATGGAAAACCAAGATATTGCTGCAAATTACAGGGACGAGAACTCACAATTG gTGGCTTTGGTGCTTCGACGGCTACGAGAGTTACAGGTTACTGAAATGactacaaaacaagaaaacaagcgTCCCAGTCCTCGGAAAGTGCCATCAGATCCTCTGCTGCCTCTAGATGAAGAGGCTGTGGATATGGATTATGGGGAGATGGCAGTAGATGGAGAGCAAGAGGAGGTTTCTGGTGATATGGAGATCTCCTTTCATCTTGATTCAAGTCACAAGACCAGTAGCAGAGTAAACTCTGCTACAAAGCTAGATGATGGGGgactgagaaaaagcaaatcagGGAAACAGCATGAAAGAGATGGCTTCCGGAAGGCCAAGCAAAAGCTGGGCTTCTCTGCTTCGGAACCAGAGCGGATGTTTGTTGAACTGTCCAACAGCAGCTGGTCTGAAATGTCCCCGTGGGTGATTGGCACTAATTATACACTTTACCCTTTGACTCCCGCCATAGAGCAGAGGCTAATTCTTCAGTACCTGACTCCCTTAGGGGAGTACCAAGAG CTACTACCCATCTTTATGCAACTGGGATCAAGGGAGCTGATGATGTACTACATTGATTTGAAGCGAACCAACGATGTGCTGCTCACTTTTGAAGCCCTTAAG CATTTGGCATCATTGCTGCTGCACAACAAGTTTGCAACGGAGTTTGTTGCTCATGGAGGAGTGCAAAAGTTGCTGGAGATTCCTCGTCCTTCCATGGCAGCAACAGGGGTCTCCATGTGCTTATATTATTTGTCTTACAATCAAGATGCCATGGAGAGG GTGTGCATGCACCCCCATAATGTGCTTTCAGATGTAGTAAACTATACCTTATGGCTAATGGAGTGCTCCCATGCCTCGGGCTGCTGCCATGCTACCATGTTCTTCTCCATTTGCTTCTCCTTCCGTGCTGTCCTGGAGCTCTTTGACAGGCATGATGGCCTTCGACGCCTGGTTAACCTG ATAAGCACTCTTGAGATCTTAAACCTGGAAGACCAAGGAGCCCTCCTGAGTGATGATGAGATCTTTGCCAGTCGCCAGACTGGGAAACACACCTGCATGGCCTTGCGTAGATACTTTGAGGCTCACCTTGCTATCAAACTTGAACAGGTGAAGCAGTCACTCCAGCGTACTGAAGGAGGCATTCTGGTCCATCCACAGCCCCCCTACAAG GCCTGTTCGTATACACATGAGCAGATTGTAGAGATGATGGAGTTCCTGATAGAGTATGGTCCAGCACAGCTCTACTGGGAGCCAgcagaagtttttcttaaattgtcTTGTGTCCAACTCATGCTTCAGCTCATTTCCATAGCATGCAACTGGAAGACTTACTATGCAAG GAATGACACAGTACGGTATGCTTTGGATGTACTAGCTATCCTGACTGTGGTTCCTAAGATCCAGTTGCAGCTGGCAGAACCTGTGGATGTGTTAGATGAAGCTGGATCTACTGTTTCCACTGTGG GTATTAGTATCATCCTTGGAGTTGCTGAGGGTGAATTTTTCATCCATGATGCTGAGATTCAGAAATCAGCCCTTCAGATCATCATCAATTGTGTATGTGGCCCAGACAATCGGATCTCCAGTATTGGCAAATTCATCTCTGGAACTCCTCGGCGAAAGCTTCCTCAGGCCCCCAAGAGCAGTGAGCACACGTTAGCTAAGATGTGGAATGTGGTACAGTCCAACAATGGCATCAAAGTGCTGCTGTCATTGCTCTCTATAAAGATGCCAATCACAGACGCAGATCAGATCCGAGCATTAGCCTGCAAAGCCTTGGTGGGGCTCTCACGGAGCAGTACTGTCCGGCAGATTATCAGCAAGCTTCCCCTCTTCAGCAGCTGTCAAATTCAGCAGCTGATGAAAGAACCAGTGCTTCAGGACAAGCGCAGCGAGCATGTGAAGTTCTGCAAATACGCTGCTGAGCTGATAGAGCGTGTCTCGGGGAAGCCATTGCTGATTGGCACAGACGTCTCTCTGGCTCGGTTGCAAAAAGCTGATGTGGTGGCCCAATCAAGGATCACGTTTCCTGagaaggagctgctgctcctgatTCGGAACCATCTCATCTCTAAGGGCCTAGGAGAAACTGCATCTGTCCTCACTAAAGAGGCTGACCTACCCATGACTGCAGCATCTCATTCATCTGCCTTCACCCCTGTTGCGgctgctgcctctcctgtgACCCTGCCTCGCACTCCTCGCATAGCTAACGGCATCTCAGCCCGTTTGAGTAGCCACGCTTCTGTAGGTTCCACTGCCGCCTCTGTCCATGCTCAGGCAAGGCCATCTGCATCCCAAGGTCCACTTGCCCTTCCAGGCCCTTCTTATGCCAGCAACTCTCCTCTGATTGGCAGGATTAGCTTTGTCAGGGAGAGGCCATCTCCCTGCAATGGCAGAAAAATCAGAGTGTTGCGACAAAAATCGGACCATGGCGCCTACAGCCAGAGCCCAGCTATCAAAAAGCAGCTGGACAGAcaccttccttccccacccacGCTGGACAGTATAATCACAGAGTACCTTAGGGAGCAGCATGCCCGCTGCAAGAACCCTGTTGCCACCTgtccccctttctctctctttactCCCCACCAGTGTCCTGAGCCAAAACAGAGGCGCCAAGCGCCAACTAACTTTACCTCACGGCTGACCCGCAGGGCAGCCTTTCCGAAGTACGGAGGGGTGGATGGTGGCTGCTTTGATAGACACCTTATATTTAGcag GTTCCGTCCAATTTCTGTGTTCAGGGAAGCAAATGAGGATGAGAGTGGCTTTACCTGTTGTGCGTTTTCTGCAAGAGAACGATTCTTAATGCTGGGTACTTGCACGGGGCAGTTGAAACTCTATAACGTATTCAGTGGACAGGAGGAGGCCAGTTACAACTGCCATAACTCTGCCATCACGCACCTTGAGCCATCCAGG GATGGATCTTTATTGCTGACATCTGCTACGTGGAGCCAACCTCTGTCTGCATTGTGGGGAATGAAGTCTGTCTTTGATATGAA GCATTCCTTCCCTGATGACCACTACGTGGAGTTCAGCAAGCACTCTCAGGATAGGGTCATTGGCACAAAAGGAGACATTGCCCAT ATCTATGATATTCAGACTGGCAACAAGCTATTGACTCTGTTTAACCCAGATCTTGCCAACAACTACAAGAAGAACTGTGCCACCTTTAACCCCACTGATGACCTTGTCCTAAATGATGGTGTCCTCTGGGATGTCAGATCGGCACAAGCCATCCACAAGTTTGACAAATTCAACATGACCATCAGTGGTGTTTTCCATCCCAATGGGCTAGAGGTCATAGTCAACACAGAAATT TGGGACCTCCGAACTTTCCATTTGTTACACACAGTACCTGCACTGGATCAGTGTCGTGTGGTCTTCAACTATACTGGCACAGTTATGTATGGAG CTATGTTGCAGGCAGATGACGAAGATGACCTTCTGGAGGAGAGAATGAGAAGTCCTTTTGGCTCTTCTTTCAGGACATTTAATGCAACTGATTATAAACCTATAG CTACCATAGATGTAAAGCGGAATATCTTTGACTTGTGCACAGACAGCAAGGACTGCTATCTGGCTGTCATTGAG AATCAAGGGAGCATGGATGCCATGAACATGGATACAGTTTGCAGACTGTATGAAGTGGGCAGGCAGCGTTTGGCAGAAgatgaagaggatgaagaagaaGATCAG gcaaaGACGTTATGCTTCAATTCCCTAAAGATTTTAAGTGCATTATTCTCTGCTCTTTGGTGTCTGCATTCTAGTAAATCATATATTTGTATCTCCTGTGAGAAAAGCTGA